In one Paraburkholderia azotifigens genomic region, the following are encoded:
- a CDS encoding LysR family transcriptional regulator, with product MAELDLNLIPYLVALEDMRNVSRAAERLGVSQPRVSTALGRLREYFNDPLFVRTSRGMEPTPRALALIPAAREALARIEKGMLESQDFDPATSTQTFSLALSDVGEIVFLPRLLQLFAERAPHANLRSVSLPPAHVERGLESGDIDLAVGYFPDLSGNNFFQQRLFTHRFICLMRSDHPLAGAPLTLEQFIALGHAVVRAEGRSQEVLEQYLEKKRIRRRAVLETPHFMSLPFILARTDLIATVPHAIGFAYVSEHASITLVEPPLPLPRFDLRQHWHRKFHNDPRASWLRGVVAELFNDAQDEWPK from the coding sequence ATGGCCGAACTCGATCTCAACCTGATTCCCTACCTCGTCGCGCTCGAAGACATGCGCAACGTGAGCCGCGCCGCCGAACGTCTCGGCGTGAGCCAGCCGCGCGTGAGCACCGCGCTTGGCCGTCTGCGCGAATACTTCAATGATCCGCTGTTCGTACGCACGTCGCGCGGCATGGAGCCGACGCCGCGCGCGCTGGCGCTGATTCCTGCCGCACGCGAAGCGCTTGCGCGCATCGAGAAAGGCATGCTGGAATCGCAGGACTTCGATCCCGCGACCTCGACGCAGACCTTTTCGCTCGCGCTGTCCGATGTCGGCGAAATCGTCTTTCTGCCGCGTCTGTTGCAGCTGTTCGCCGAGCGCGCGCCGCATGCGAATCTGCGCTCGGTGTCGCTGCCGCCGGCGCATGTCGAACGCGGTCTGGAGTCGGGCGACATCGATCTTGCCGTCGGCTACTTTCCCGATCTTTCCGGCAACAACTTCTTTCAGCAGCGTCTGTTCACGCACCGCTTCATCTGCCTGATGCGCAGCGACCATCCGCTCGCGGGCGCGCCGCTGACGCTCGAACAGTTCATCGCGCTTGGGCACGCTGTCGTGCGCGCCGAGGGGCGCAGCCAGGAAGTGCTCGAACAGTATCTGGAGAAAAAGCGCATCCGGCGCCGCGCCGTGCTGGAAACGCCGCACTTCATGAGTCTGCCGTTCATCCTTGCGCGCACCGATCTGATCGCGACCGTGCCGCACGCGATCGGTTTCGCGTATGTATCGGAGCATGCGTCGATCACGCTGGTCGAGCCGCCGTTGCCGCTGCCGCGCTTCGACTTGCGGCAGCACTGGCATCGCAAGTTTCATAACGATCCGCGCGCGAGCTGGCTGCGCGGCGTGGTCGCCGAGCTGTTCAACGATGCGCAGGACGAGTGGCCGAAGTAG